A single genomic interval of Leptospirales bacterium harbors:
- a CDS encoding TlpA family protein disulfide reductase, protein MNRLIVFLKSNTFTLLLALALFGWVAWERAPNWIQQWQLRGKPVPVIAALSVPPDGGRSASVDPVRRGQKTLLVFWATWCGFCRSDIPDLNQLHSELEGRGLHIAAISEEHPLALRNFRDQTPMNYDIYSDRDGQLHRAYSIQAYPTLVYLDAEGRIESMSTGMNLALKARVRRWATGSLLAALGLAL, encoded by the coding sequence ATGAATCGACTGATCGTCTTTTTGAAGTCCAATACGTTCACGTTGCTTCTGGCCCTTGCGCTCTTCGGTTGGGTCGCCTGGGAGCGCGCTCCGAACTGGATTCAACAGTGGCAATTGCGTGGCAAACCCGTTCCGGTAATCGCTGCGCTTTCCGTGCCGCCAGATGGCGGGCGATCCGCGTCGGTTGATCCGGTGCGACGGGGACAGAAGACCTTGCTGGTCTTCTGGGCGACGTGGTGCGGCTTTTGTCGCAGCGATATTCCCGATTTGAATCAACTGCACAGCGAACTGGAAGGCCGCGGACTGCACATTGCTGCGATCAGTGAAGAGCACCCGCTGGCGTTGCGCAACTTTCGTGATCAGACGCCAATGAACTACGATATCTATTCGGACCGAGACGGACAGCTCCATCGCGCCTATTCGATTCAGGCCTACCCGACCCTGGTCTATCTGGATGCGGAAGGGAGAATCGAGTCAATGTCAACGGGAATGAACCTTGCTCTCAAGGCGAGAGTACGCCGCTGGGCGACCGGATCGCTGCTCGCTGCGCTGGGCCTTGCTCTATGA
- the guaA gene encoding glutamine-hydrolyzing GMP synthase, producing the protein MSAPEYLRGKKIAVLDFGGQYAHLIASRIRRLGAYSEIVSPSELTVEEARREFAGLIYSGGPASVYDRGAPTSSPTLLEAGLPVLGICYGHQLIMQQAGGKVRAAASREYGPAHLEVLRAEGLLEGESETARATVWMSHGDEVDQLPEGFITICSTEDCQHAAVADFQRRIYGIQFHPEVRHSERGDFYLRNFLGICGVADTWSLQGFLELETERIRQQVGARKVFLLISGGVDSTVAFALLARVLPHDHLLGLFVDTGFMRDREGAEVEAALRALGVDLHTAHAESLFFERLQGVFEPEAKRKIIGELFLEVQASETTRLGLNAADWFLGQGTIYPDTIESGATRHSHKIKTHHNRVPAIEALIAAGRVVEPLRDLYKDEVRELGRLLGLPDAIVDRHPFPGPGLAVRCLCMEKAPVEDPAALEVRKALLPDSSDPLAAELRNGQLQGALLPFHSVGVQGDQRSYARCVALWPQGGLSAMQELHWPVLLSLARKIPNRFSALNRVLLAVAARPEVDIAALRPRPHYDLNEKRVALLQKADRIVHNFQIGHGLYSRIWQFPVVLAPGGSASGGESLILRPIVSTDAMTAAVFEMDILPLRELSQTLIALDGIDAVFYDLTSKPPGTIEWE; encoded by the coding sequence ATGAGCGCTCCTGAGTATCTGCGCGGCAAAAAAATTGCAGTACTCGATTTCGGCGGACAGTATGCACACCTCATCGCCTCGCGCATTCGGCGGCTGGGGGCTTATTCCGAAATTGTTTCGCCTTCCGAACTTACAGTCGAAGAAGCGCGCAGAGAATTCGCCGGCTTGATCTATTCCGGCGGTCCCGCGTCCGTCTACGATCGGGGAGCGCCGACTTCGAGTCCGACGCTGTTAGAGGCCGGATTGCCTGTGCTAGGCATCTGCTACGGTCATCAGCTGATCATGCAGCAGGCCGGCGGGAAAGTCCGAGCCGCCGCCAGTCGAGAGTATGGGCCGGCGCACTTAGAGGTTCTTCGCGCCGAGGGTCTGCTGGAGGGCGAATCTGAGACCGCCCGCGCTACAGTCTGGATGAGTCACGGCGATGAGGTCGATCAACTCCCAGAGGGATTCATAACCATATGTAGTACGGAAGATTGTCAGCACGCGGCAGTCGCCGATTTCCAGCGTCGAATTTATGGCATTCAGTTCCATCCTGAAGTTCGTCACTCCGAGCGCGGCGACTTCTATTTGCGCAATTTTCTAGGGATTTGCGGCGTCGCCGATACCTGGAGCCTGCAGGGCTTTCTGGAACTGGAAACCGAGCGTATTCGCCAGCAGGTGGGGGCCCGAAAGGTCTTTCTCCTGATCAGCGGCGGCGTTGACTCGACGGTCGCCTTTGCACTGCTGGCGCGCGTTCTGCCCCACGATCACTTGCTGGGGCTCTTTGTGGATACTGGGTTCATGCGCGATCGCGAAGGCGCGGAGGTTGAAGCAGCGCTGCGCGCTTTGGGCGTGGATTTGCACACCGCTCATGCCGAGTCTCTCTTTTTTGAGCGACTCCAGGGAGTATTTGAACCCGAGGCCAAGCGCAAGATCATCGGCGAACTCTTCCTGGAAGTACAGGCTAGCGAGACAACCAGACTCGGGCTAAATGCGGCGGATTGGTTCCTGGGACAGGGTACGATTTATCCTGATACCATAGAGTCCGGCGCCACCAGGCACAGTCACAAGATCAAGACGCACCACAATCGCGTCCCCGCGATCGAGGCGCTGATCGCCGCCGGCCGAGTTGTTGAGCCGCTGCGCGACCTGTACAAGGACGAGGTCAGGGAGCTGGGTCGTCTGCTTGGACTGCCCGACGCCATCGTCGACCGACATCCTTTTCCGGGGCCAGGCCTTGCGGTACGTTGCCTTTGTATGGAAAAGGCGCCGGTTGAGGATCCGGCTGCGCTGGAAGTGCGCAAGGCCCTGCTTCCTGACAGTTCCGACCCGCTGGCCGCCGAGTTGCGGAATGGTCAGCTGCAGGGAGCCCTGCTTCCATTCCATTCGGTCGGCGTCCAGGGCGACCAGCGTAGCTACGCACGCTGTGTCGCCTTGTGGCCGCAGGGCGGCCTGTCTGCGATGCAAGAGCTGCACTGGCCCGTTCTGCTTTCTCTGGCTCGAAAAATTCCCAATCGATTTTCCGCGCTGAACCGGGTATTGCTAGCGGTAGCGGCGCGTCCGGAGGTCGATATCGCAGCCCTGCGCCCGCGGCCGCACTATGACCTGAACGAGAAGCGAGTGGCTCTCTTGCAGAAAGCCGATCGCATCGTTCACAATTTTCAAATAGGACATGGCCTCTATTCGCGCATCTGGCAATTCCCGGTTGTGCTTGCCCCTGGCGGCAGCGCCAGCGGCGGCGAGTCTCTCATATTGCGACCAATCGTTTCTACTGACGCAATGACGGCTGCAGTATTTGAGATGGATATTTTGCCGCTCCGGGAACTCAGTCAAACTTTGATCGCACTGGATGGCATCGATGCTGTGTTTTATGATTTGACCTCCAAACCTCCAGGGACCATTGAGTGGGAGTAA
- a CDS encoding VOC family protein — translation MSERLFRILGIQQIAIGGESKQDLRKLWVEIFGLKVEHSFQSEKENVDEDILRIGAGAHAVEIDLMQPIDPQKSPKVHVPPLNHIGLWVDNLAACVEFLAAKGVRFTPGGIRKGASGFDVTFIHPKGNEQSPIGGQGVLIELVQAPADVVKAFNGGQS, via the coding sequence ATGAGCGAACGTCTCTTTCGAATTCTTGGCATCCAGCAAATCGCAATTGGCGGCGAAAGCAAGCAAGACCTGCGGAAACTATGGGTTGAGATCTTTGGTCTTAAAGTAGAACATAGTTTTCAAAGCGAGAAGGAAAACGTCGACGAGGATATTCTGCGCATAGGCGCCGGCGCGCACGCCGTTGAAATTGATCTGATGCAGCCCATCGATCCGCAGAAGAGCCCGAAAGTGCATGTGCCGCCGCTCAATCACATTGGCCTCTGGGTGGATAATCTTGCGGCCTGTGTCGAATTCCTTGCGGCAAAAGGCGTTCGCTTCACTCCCGGCGGGATTCGTAAGGGCGCTTCAGGCTTTGATGTTACTTTTATTCATCCCAAGGGCAATGAGCAGTCGCCCATAGGCGGGCAAGGAGTACTGATCGAGCTCGTGCAGGCGCCCGCCGATGTGGTCAAGGCGTTCAACGGTGGGCAATCGTAG